From Solibacillus sp. FSL W7-1464:
ATTGCTTATAATGAAAATTTATTCTCATACAGGTCCCATAATTGGTCAAAAGCGCCTATCGTCATATATTCATCGGATTGAAATTCTATATAATTTGTGAGTTCTTCAAAGCTGTCGGACATTTTTGGAAAGGCGTGATCGTGAAACATACTTTCGGCAAAACGCACCTTTTCGTCCGACCACTCCCCTCCTCTAAATGTAAGTGCAAAATGATAAAATGATTTTTTCAATTTTTTCCCTCCTTTATATATTTTTCACAATATATAGTGTAAATTTCCTATCCATGTAGTAAAATAGTTAAATACTGATTTTTCAGAAAGTGGTGAATAATTTGCGAAAAAGCAAGAAAACTAAACCTGATAAAGAAAAACTAAGGAAAAAATTTATTAATCCGAAAGCCTCATTTCACTTTTTTCATTTAATACGAGGTAAAATTCTACTTACTTTCACTATTTTAATGGCAATAATTATCGCTATGCAAATTTTGTCGTATATTAATATAACAAATTTGGAAAAAAACTTGCGAGAATTTGCAGAAGAAAATTTACAGCAGCAAATGCATATTAACAGTTTAGCTTCAGATATTGCAAAGCTTTCAAGCCATGAACAAACTTACTTAATTACAGGTGACGAAAAATTTCTTCAATTATATGAAGAGACAAAGGAACGAATACATACAAATTTAACATCTGTTGAAGCGTCATTCAAAAATCAGGATGAAGAACTCAAAATTGTCGGGTTAATCCAACAGTTTTACGCTAATTATTTATCCTATTCTAAATCGACAATTGAAGTGCGTCAAAAATATGGCTATGAAAATGCCGCCAAACTTTTTGCCAATAGCGGAAGTCAAAATTTCAAAAGTTATATTGATGAAAACACGGGTAAATTGATTCAAATACTTGAGCAGCGCAATGAAAAAACTATTTCAGACTTGGAACAGTTTGCATTCGCCTCTAAAATAATGATTTCTGCCCTAACAGGAGTTGCTGTTATTTTAACAATTTCATTAGGTTATATTTTATCG
This genomic window contains:
- a CDS encoding YozE family protein → MKKSFYHFALTFRGGEWSDEKVRFAESMFHDHAFPKMSDSFEELTNYIEFQSDEYMTIGAFDQLWDLYENKFSL